From one Pseudomonas fluorescens genomic stretch:
- the nuoM gene encoding NADH-quinone oxidoreductase subunit M produces MILPWLILIPFIGGLLCWLGERFGATLPRWIALLTMSLLLGIGLWLWANGDYTLAPAPGAAPEWAFEFKVLWIERFGISLHLALDGLSLLMILLTGLLGVLSVLCSWKEITRHVGFFHLNLMWILGGVVGVFLALDLFLFFFFWEMMLVPMYFLIALWGHSSSDGKKTRIYAATKFFIFTQASGLIMLVAILGLVLVNYSNTGVITFDYTQLLKADLPAGTEYVLMLGFFIAFAVKLPVVPFHSWLPDAHAQAPTAGSVDLAGILLKTAAYGLLRFALPLFPNASAEFAPIAMTLGLIGIFYGAFLAFAQTDIKRLVAFSSVSHMGFVLIGIYSGSQQALQGAVIQMLAHGLSAAALFILAGQLYERLHTRDMRQMGGLWHRIAYLPAISLFFAAASLGLPGTGNFVGEFLILIGSFVASPWVTVIATSGLVFGSVYSLIMIHRAYFGPAKSDEVLAGMDTREMIMVLGLAGLLILLGIYPQPFLDTSAATMSGVQQWIGTAFTQLASAR; encoded by the coding sequence ATGATTTTGCCTTGGCTGATCCTGATCCCCTTCATCGGCGGCCTGCTGTGCTGGCTGGGTGAGCGCTTCGGCGCCACCCTGCCGCGCTGGATTGCGCTGCTGACCATGTCCCTGCTGCTTGGTATCGGCCTCTGGCTGTGGGCCAACGGGGACTACACCCTGGCCCCTGCACCGGGCGCTGCGCCTGAGTGGGCGTTCGAATTCAAAGTGCTGTGGATCGAGCGCTTCGGCATCAGCCTGCACCTGGCCCTCGATGGCCTGTCGCTGCTGATGATCCTGCTCACCGGCCTGCTCGGTGTGCTCTCGGTACTGTGCTCGTGGAAAGAGATCACTCGCCACGTCGGCTTCTTCCACCTCAACCTGATGTGGATCCTCGGCGGCGTGGTCGGTGTGTTCCTGGCCCTGGACCTGTTCCTGTTCTTCTTCTTCTGGGAAATGATGCTGGTGCCGATGTATTTCCTCATCGCGCTCTGGGGTCACAGTTCCTCGGATGGCAAGAAGACCCGGATCTACGCTGCGACCAAGTTCTTCATCTTCACCCAGGCCAGCGGCCTGATCATGCTGGTGGCGATCCTTGGTCTGGTACTGGTCAACTACAGCAACACCGGTGTAATCACCTTCGACTACACCCAGTTGCTCAAGGCCGACCTGCCGGCGGGTACCGAATACGTGCTGATGCTCGGCTTCTTCATCGCCTTCGCGGTCAAGCTGCCAGTGGTACCTTTCCACTCCTGGCTGCCTGACGCTCACGCCCAGGCACCGACCGCAGGTTCCGTGGACCTTGCCGGTATCTTGCTGAAGACTGCGGCCTACGGCCTGCTGCGTTTCGCCCTACCGCTGTTCCCGAATGCCTCGGCCGAGTTTGCACCGATCGCCATGACCCTGGGTCTGATCGGGATTTTCTACGGCGCTTTCCTGGCCTTCGCCCAAACCGACATCAAGCGTCTGGTCGCCTTCTCCAGCGTTTCGCACATGGGCTTCGTGCTGATCGGTATCTACTCCGGCAGCCAGCAAGCACTGCAAGGCGCGGTGATCCAGATGCTGGCTCACGGCCTGTCGGCTGCGGCACTCTTTATCCTCGCCGGCCAGCTGTACGAACGCCTGCACACCCGTGACATGCGTCAGATGGGCGGCCTGTGGCACCGCATCGCCTACCTGCCGGCCATCAGCCTGTTCTTCGCCGCCGCATCCCTGGGCCTGCCAGGTACCGGTAACTTCGTTGGCGAGTTCCTGATCCTGATCGGCAGCTTCGTCGCTTCGCCATGGGTCACCGTGATCGCGACCTCGGGCCTGGTATTCGGTTCGGTGTACTCGCTGATCATGATTCACCGCGCCTACTTCGGCCCGGCGAAATCCGATGAAGTCCTGGCTGGCATGGACACCCGCGAAATGATCATGGTGCTGGGCCTGGCTGGCCTGCTGATCCTGCTGGGCATCTACCCGCAGCCGTTCCTGGACACTTCTGCCGCCACCATGAGCGGTGTGCAGCAGTGGATCGGTACCGCTTTCACTCAACTCGCTTCGGCCCGGTAA
- the nuoN gene encoding NADH-quinone oxidoreductase subunit NuoN, whose protein sequence is MDLTIQHFIALAPLLITTITTVVVMLAIAWRRNHSQTFLLSTVGLNLALLSIIPALKVAPLAVTPLLTIDNFACLYMALILVATLACVTLAHAYLGEGGKGYPGNREELYLLILMSALGGLVLVSAQHLAGLFIGLELLSVPVYGLVAYAFFNKRSLEAGIKYMVLSAAGSAFLLFGMALLYADAGSLSFDGIGKALATTSMPSMIAQLGLGMMLVGLAFKLSLVPFHLWTPDVYEGAPAPVAAFLATASKVAVFAVVVRLFMLSPAASSGVLTTVLSVIAVASILIGNLLALTQSNLKRLLGYSSIAHFGYLLIALVASKGLAVEAIGVYLVTYVITSLGAFGVITLMSSPYNGRDADALYEYRGLFWRRPYLTAVLTVMMLSLAGIPLTAGFIGKFYIIATGVESQLWWLVGALVIGSAIGVFYYLRVMVTLYLIEPKLRRHDAPLNWEQRTGGVMLLAIAILAFVLGVYPQPLLDMVQHAGLQLIG, encoded by the coding sequence ATGGACCTTACGATTCAACACTTTATCGCGCTTGCGCCGCTGCTGATCACCACCATCACCACGGTCGTGGTGATGCTGGCGATCGCCTGGCGGCGCAACCACTCGCAAACCTTCCTGCTGTCGACCGTGGGCCTGAACCTGGCCCTGCTGTCGATCATCCCGGCGCTGAAGGTTGCGCCCCTGGCAGTCACCCCGCTGCTGACCATCGACAACTTCGCCTGCCTGTACATGGCGCTGATCCTGGTTGCCACCCTGGCGTGCGTCACCCTCGCCCACGCGTATCTGGGTGAGGGCGGCAAAGGCTACCCGGGCAACCGCGAAGAACTGTACCTGCTGATCCTCATGTCCGCCCTGGGCGGTCTGGTACTGGTCAGCGCGCAGCATCTGGCAGGCCTGTTCATTGGCCTGGAGCTGCTCTCGGTACCGGTCTACGGCCTGGTCGCCTACGCCTTCTTCAACAAGCGTTCGCTGGAAGCCGGCATCAAGTACATGGTGCTCTCGGCCGCCGGTTCCGCCTTCCTGCTGTTCGGCATGGCGCTGCTGTATGCCGACGCTGGCAGCCTGAGCTTCGATGGCATCGGCAAAGCCCTGGCAACCACCAGCATGCCGAGCATGATCGCCCAACTGGGCCTGGGCATGATGCTGGTTGGCCTGGCGTTCAAACTGTCGCTGGTACCGTTCCACCTGTGGACCCCGGACGTCTACGAAGGTGCTCCGGCACCGGTTGCCGCCTTCCTGGCCACCGCCAGCAAGGTTGCCGTGTTCGCCGTCGTCGTACGCCTGTTCATGCTCTCCCCTGCTGCCAGCAGCGGCGTGCTGACCACCGTGCTGTCGGTGATCGCCGTGGCCTCGATCCTGATCGGTAACCTGTTGGCGCTGACCCAGAGCAACCTCAAGCGTCTGCTCGGTTACTCCTCGATCGCCCACTTCGGTTACCTGCTGATCGCCCTGGTGGCGAGCAAGGGCCTGGCCGTTGAAGCCATCGGTGTGTACCTGGTCACCTACGTGATCACCAGCCTCGGTGCCTTCGGCGTCATCACCCTGATGTCCTCGCCGTACAACGGCCGTGACGCCGACGCCCTGTACGAGTATCGCGGCCTGTTCTGGCGCCGTCCGTACCTGACCGCGGTACTGACCGTGATGATGCTGTCGCTGGCCGGCATCCCGCTGACCGCAGGCTTCATCGGCAAGTTCTACATCATCGCTACCGGCGTCGAGTCGCAGCTGTGGTGGCTGGTCGGTGCCCTGGTGATCGGTAGTGCCATCGGCGTGTTCTACTACCTGCGCGTGATGGTCACCCTGTACCTGATCGAGCCAAAACTGCGTCGCCACGACGCCCCGCTGAACTGGGAACAGCGCACCGGTGGCGTCATGCTGCTGGCCATCGCCATCCTCGCCTTCGTGCTGGGTGTGTACCCGCAGCCGTTGCTGGACATGGTCCAGCATGCAGGCCTGCAACTGATCGGTTGA
- a CDS encoding TonB-dependent receptor family protein, with product MRPTLPRSSLALLISCAASVQASEGIELGQILIQEQEQSELQEARDRLQQVPGASNLIDMQRVEQGRVASNQDVLAYQPGVFAQSAGNDGIKLSIRGSGINRAPGAHGSGVYTMFDGLPLTGPGGTPYELFEPLWLSRAEVLRGANGFDRGSLALGGAIDYVTHTGRDAAPLQLRYEIGSRGYAKRQISSGQVLGDLDYYLALTDSEYDGYQDHSSGSSKGIAANVGYRFNPNLETRFYLRYRETENDLAGRLTQEQIKHDPRAANPAYLSRDDSRPQPGSTWLGNKTTFYLDDDSQLEAGLVYHDYPMDLREGPMRLKVAYTDVSGTLNYQRRHTVFGHESRTTVGWRTTKHLPNSGASQYSRVNGVFGAKTRDFTYQGSDTVLHAGNELELIPDLWLTSGLAMIYTRRESAVTYPDNGGKVSQSDWDYAPRLGLRYDISPQLQVYGNLSRSVEPPHPWSLIWSSTSTTQPIEMQNQTATTLELGARGDSAMGRWDLAWYYSHVRHELLAVEIVPGQPAKEFNASPTVHQGIEAGLDSLLWERNGAGKLSLRQAYTFSDFHYRDDDTFGDNRLPGIPMHYYQAELRFDLPSGLYAGINTQMASKVQVDYANSYPTDAYAILGATLGYNSPKQDWQTWLDLRNLTNKRYAATVTPGYNDNGADIARSTPGEGFGVYAGVSYSFR from the coding sequence ATGCGCCCCACCCTACCCCGCTCCTCCCTCGCCTTGCTGATCTCCTGTGCCGCATCGGTCCAGGCCAGTGAAGGCATCGAACTCGGCCAGATACTGATCCAGGAGCAGGAACAGAGCGAGCTGCAAGAGGCTCGCGATCGCCTGCAGCAGGTGCCCGGCGCCAGCAACCTGATCGACATGCAACGGGTGGAGCAAGGCAGGGTCGCCAGCAACCAGGATGTACTCGCCTACCAACCCGGAGTGTTCGCCCAGTCGGCCGGAAACGACGGCATCAAGCTGTCGATCCGCGGTTCGGGCATCAACCGCGCACCCGGCGCCCATGGCTCGGGCGTGTACACGATGTTCGACGGCCTGCCACTCACGGGCCCCGGCGGCACCCCCTATGAACTGTTCGAACCGCTGTGGTTGAGCCGCGCCGAAGTGCTGCGCGGCGCCAACGGGTTTGATAGGGGCTCTTTGGCCCTGGGTGGCGCCATCGACTACGTCACCCATACCGGCCGCGACGCCGCACCGCTGCAACTGCGCTACGAGATCGGTAGCCGTGGCTACGCCAAGCGTCAGATCAGCTCCGGCCAGGTCCTGGGTGACCTGGATTACTACCTAGCGCTGACCGATTCCGAGTACGACGGCTACCAGGATCACAGCAGCGGCAGCAGCAAGGGTATCGCCGCCAACGTCGGCTACCGTTTCAACCCGAACCTGGAAACCCGCTTCTACCTGCGCTACCGCGAAACCGAGAACGACCTGGCCGGACGCCTGACCCAGGAGCAGATCAAGCATGACCCGCGTGCGGCCAACCCGGCTTACCTGAGCCGCGACGACAGCCGTCCGCAGCCGGGCAGTACCTGGCTGGGCAACAAAACCACCTTCTATCTCGATGACGATTCGCAGCTCGAAGCGGGCCTGGTCTATCACGACTACCCGATGGATCTGCGTGAAGGCCCGATGCGTCTGAAGGTCGCCTACACCGACGTCAGCGGTACCCTGAATTATCAGCGCCGCCACACGGTGTTCGGCCACGAGAGCAGAACCACCGTCGGCTGGCGCACCACCAAACACCTGCCCAACAGCGGCGCTTCGCAATACTCACGGGTAAATGGCGTGTTCGGCGCGAAAACCCGGGATTTCACCTACCAGGGCTCGGACACTGTCCTGCATGCGGGTAACGAACTGGAGCTGATCCCCGACCTGTGGCTGACCAGCGGCCTGGCGATGATCTACACCCGCCGCGAGAGCGCGGTGACCTATCCCGACAACGGCGGCAAGGTCAGCCAGAGTGACTGGGACTACGCCCCGCGTCTGGGCCTGCGCTACGACATCAGCCCGCAGTTGCAGGTCTATGGCAACCTGAGTCGCTCGGTGGAGCCGCCCCACCCGTGGTCGCTGATCTGGAGCTCGACCAGCACTACCCAGCCAATCGAAATGCAAAACCAGACCGCCACCACCCTGGAGCTGGGCGCCCGTGGCGATTCGGCAATGGGTCGCTGGGACCTGGCCTGGTACTACTCACACGTGCGCCATGAGCTGCTGGCGGTGGAGATCGTGCCAGGCCAGCCCGCCAAGGAGTTCAACGCCAGCCCGACCGTGCACCAGGGCATCGAGGCGGGGCTGGACAGCCTGCTCTGGGAGCGTAACGGTGCCGGCAAGCTGAGCTTGCGCCAGGCCTACACCTTCAGCGATTTCCATTACCGCGACGACGACACCTTCGGTGACAACCGCCTGCCCGGCATCCCCATGCACTACTATCAGGCCGAACTGCGCTTCGACCTGCCCAGCGGCCTGTATGCAGGGATCAACACGCAGATGGCGTCCAAGGTTCAGGTCGACTACGCCAACAGCTACCCAACCGACGCCTACGCCATCCTCGGCGCCACCCTGGGCTACAACTCGCCGAAACAGGACTGGCAGACCTGGCTCGACCTGCGCAACCTGACCAACAAGCGCTACGCCGCCACCGTCACTCCGGGCTACAACGACAACGGCGCGGATATCGCCCGCTCGACCCCGGGCGAAGGCTTCGGGGTCTACGCCGGGGTGTCGTACAGTTTCCGTTAA
- a CDS encoding AI-2E family transporter, with translation MNETVMQHKALLALLVLVTIAFIWILLPFYGAVFWAVILGIVFAPLQRRLLARLGWRRNLAAGLTLLICLVIAILPVIIISTLLVQEGAALYKSIESGELDLAGYIERFKNILPAFVQNFLERMGMGDLAGLRDKIAKGAMQGSQFFATQAFSFGQGTFDFLVSFGIMLYLLYFFLRDGAELVRKIRTAVPLAEQQKRRLQLKFNRVVRATVKGNLLVAVTQGALGGIIFWILDIPSALVWGVLMAFLSLLPAVGAGIVWAPVAVYFVATGAFWQGAVLAAFGVFVIGLVDNVLRPILVGKDTKMPDYLILVSTLGGLAVFGLNGFVIGPLIAALFMSSWAIFVSTKPQVQLPS, from the coding sequence ATGAACGAAACGGTCATGCAACACAAGGCGTTGCTGGCACTGCTGGTGCTGGTGACCATCGCCTTTATCTGGATTCTCCTGCCGTTCTATGGCGCAGTGTTCTGGGCGGTCATCCTCGGCATCGTCTTCGCCCCGCTGCAACGCCGCCTGCTGGCGCGCCTGGGCTGGCGGCGCAACCTGGCTGCCGGGCTGACCCTGCTTATCTGCCTGGTGATCGCGATTTTGCCAGTGATCATCATCAGTACCCTGCTGGTGCAGGAGGGCGCTGCACTGTACAAGAGTATCGAGAGCGGTGAGCTAGACCTGGCCGGTTACATCGAACGCTTCAAGAACATCCTCCCGGCCTTCGTGCAGAACTTTCTTGAGCGCATGGGCATGGGCGATTTGGCCGGCCTGCGCGACAAGATCGCCAAGGGCGCGATGCAGGGTAGTCAGTTTTTCGCCACCCAGGCCTTCAGCTTCGGCCAGGGCACTTTCGATTTTCTGGTGAGCTTCGGCATCATGCTCTACCTGCTGTACTTCTTCCTGCGTGACGGCGCCGAGCTGGTACGCAAGATTCGCACGGCGGTGCCGTTGGCCGAGCAGCAAAAGCGCCGCCTGCAACTGAAGTTCAACCGCGTGGTGCGCGCCACGGTCAAAGGCAACCTGCTGGTGGCGGTGACCCAGGGTGCCCTGGGCGGGATCATCTTCTGGATCCTCGACATCCCCAGTGCCCTGGTCTGGGGCGTGCTGATGGCCTTTTTGTCGCTGCTGCCGGCCGTCGGCGCAGGAATCGTCTGGGCGCCGGTGGCGGTGTACTTCGTCGCCACCGGCGCCTTCTGGCAAGGCGCGGTGCTGGCCGCCTTCGGCGTGTTCGTCATTGGCCTGGTGGACAACGTATTGCGCCCGATCCTGGTAGGCAAGGACACCAAGATGCCCGATTACCTGATCCTGGTCTCCACCCTGGGCGGGCTTGCGGTATTCGGCCTCAACGGTTTTGTCATCGGCCCGCTGATCGCCGCGCTGTTCATGTCCAGCTGGGCGATCTTCGTTTCCACCAAGCCCCAGGTGCAGTTGCCCAGTTAA
- the yegQ gene encoding tRNA 5-hydroxyuridine modification protein YegQ, producing MTLLAKPELLAPAGSLKNMRYAFAYGADAVYAGQPRYSLRVRNNEFDHANLALGIKEAQAQGKRFYVVVNIAPHNAKLKTFLKDLAPVIDMAPDALIMSDPGLIMLVRQHFPLMPIHLSVQANTVNWASVEFWRSQGLTRVILSRELSLEEIEEIRQQVPQMELEVFVHGALCMAYSGRCLLSGYLNRRDANQGSCTNACRWQYKATAAHENVTGEIVREVEPTLGLGAPTEQVFVLQESNRPEEDMPAFEDEHGTYIMNAKDLRAVQHVERLTHMGVHSLKIEGRTKSHFYCARTAQVYRQAIDDAVAGREFDRNLMLNLESLAQRGYTEGFLRRHVHDEYQNYQRGNSVSERQQFVGELSGERVNGLAEVRVKNRFAVGDHLELMTPKGNYHFDLHQLRDRQGGAIEVAPGDGHTVYLPIPEQVDLAFGLLLRDLIH from the coding sequence ATGACCCTTCTCGCCAAACCCGAACTCCTCGCCCCCGCCGGCTCGCTGAAGAACATGCGCTACGCCTTCGCCTACGGCGCCGATGCCGTGTATGCCGGGCAGCCGCGCTACAGCTTGCGCGTGCGCAACAATGAATTCGACCACGCCAACCTCGCCCTGGGTATCAAGGAAGCCCAGGCCCAGGGCAAGCGTTTCTACGTGGTGGTCAACATCGCCCCGCACAACGCCAAGCTCAAGACCTTCCTCAAGGACCTGGCTCCGGTGATCGACATGGCCCCGGATGCGCTGATCATGTCCGACCCCGGCCTGATCATGCTGGTGCGCCAGCACTTCCCGCTGATGCCGATTCACCTCTCGGTGCAGGCCAATACGGTGAACTGGGCCAGCGTCGAGTTCTGGCGCAGCCAGGGCCTGACCCGGGTGATCCTGTCGCGCGAGCTGTCGCTGGAAGAAATCGAGGAGATTCGCCAGCAGGTGCCGCAGATGGAGCTGGAAGTGTTCGTACACGGCGCCCTGTGCATGGCCTACTCCGGCCGCTGCCTGCTGTCGGGCTACCTCAACCGCCGCGATGCCAACCAGGGCAGTTGCACCAACGCCTGCCGCTGGCAGTACAAGGCCACTGCGGCCCACGAGAATGTCACCGGGGAAATCGTCCGCGAGGTGGAACCGACCCTCGGGCTCGGCGCGCCGACCGAGCAGGTGTTCGTCCTGCAAGAAAGCAACCGCCCCGAAGAAGACATGCCGGCCTTCGAAGACGAGCACGGCACTTACATCATGAACGCCAAGGACCTGCGGGCGGTGCAGCATGTCGAGCGACTGACGCACATGGGCGTGCATTCGCTGAAGATCGAGGGCCGGACCAAGTCGCACTTCTATTGCGCGCGTACTGCCCAGGTGTATCGCCAGGCCATCGACGATGCGGTGGCTGGCCGCGAGTTCGACCGCAACCTGATGCTCAACCTCGAATCACTGGCCCAGCGCGGTTACACCGAGGGCTTCTTGCGCCGCCATGTGCATGATGAGTACCAGAATTACCAGCGTGGCAACTCGGTGTCCGAGCGCCAGCAGTTCGTTGGCGAACTGAGCGGCGAGCGGGTCAATGGCCTGGCCGAAGTACGGGTGAAGAACCGTTTTGCCGTGGGTGATCATCTGGAATTGATGACGCCCAAAGGTAACTACCACTTCGACCTGCACCAATTGCGTGATCGCCAGGGCGGCGCGATCGAAGTGGCGCCGGGGGATGGCCATACGGTGTATCTGCCAATCCCCGAGCAGGTCGATCTGGCTTTCGGCTTGCTGCTCAGGGATTTGATTCATTGA